A window of Candidatus Zixiibacteriota bacterium genomic DNA:
CAGCGTGATAGTGATATTTCCGGGAGCAAATCCTGCGGATATGGAGGAATTGATTGCTAATCCCATTGAGGAAGTAATCAATGAACTGGAGGATATTAAAAGGCTTACATCCGTTTCCGAAGATGGACTGGTAATTGTAGCCGTCGAATTTGAATCAGGAAGCAATTCTGATGATAAATATTCGGATGTAGTCCAGAAAGTAAACAGCATACGAAGCAAGCTTCCTGAAGAGATAGCCAGTTTGGAAATCCAGAAATGGACAATTTCCGATGTTTGCATCCTTCAAACAGCCATTATTTCGGATTCAGCCAGCTACCGAGAACTGGAATATGAAGCAGAACGGCTGGAGAAGACATTAGAAAAGGTTCCCGGTATAAAATATATTAAAACCTGGGCTTTCCCTCAGCAGGAAATTCGCGTATCGGTAGATTTGGAGAAATTAGCCCAGTATCGTCTTTCCTTAGAACAAGTGATTGGAGCTATCCAAAGCGTCAATGCCAACATCCCGGGCGGCAGCATCGATATCGGAATGCGAAAGTTTACTGTTCAAACAAGCGGCTCTTATCAGTCAATAGCAGATATCCGGAATACTATCGTCCATTCGTTAAACGGCAAGATTGTTTATTTGAAAGATATAGCGGATGTTGAATCATCTTATGAAGACAATAATTATTTTGCCAGAGTAAGCGGAAAACGAGCGGTTTTCGTTACGGCAAGTCAGAAAGAGGGCACAAATATTTTTGATGTTGCCGGCGGCTTAAAAGAAAAACTTACCAAATTCGAAAAACAATTGCCGCAGTCTATGCATCTCTATAATGTCTTCGACCAATCCCAAAGCGTATCCCATAGGGTTTACGGATTTTTCTCGAATTTACTGCAGGGACTCTTATTAGTCGGCTTAGTGGTGTTTTTGGCAGTGAGTGTGCGCGCCACAATTATCGTTATCTTGGTCATTCCTCTTTCTATCCTGATTGGTTTGGGGTTTGTTGATATAAGTAATTACGGACTCGAACAAATGTCCATCGCCGGTTTGGTTATCGCTTTGGGTTTACTGGTAGATAACGCTATTGTGGTAACAGAGAATATATCCCGCTTCATGAAAATGGGGCATAGCCCGAAAGAAGCGGCAATTAAGGGAACCAAACAGATAGGGTGGGCGGTAGTCAGTTCAACTGTCACAACAATCCTTGCATTTGTGCCGATAATCATGATGCAGAATATTACCGGAGATTTCATACGCAGTATGCCGGTTACTGTCGTTTACACGCTTGCGGCATCGTTGTTGTTATCTCTTACTCTAACGCCGTATCTATCCAGCAAGTTTATTAAAGTGGGCGACGATTTTAAGGAAAGCCGTATTCGGCAATCATTAAATAGCTTTATCGAAAAGTATTATCGGAAAAGCTTAAACCGGGCTTTAAGTCGTCCCAAGATGGCTGTTGTTGCAGCTTTGCTTATATTTTTATGTAGTTTAGCGCTATTCCCGGTTGTCGGAGTAAGCTTCTTTCCTAAGGCTGAAAAACCTCAGTTTATCATTAATATAGAAACGCCTAAAGGAACCAGTATTGATAAAACGGATCAAGTCGCTCAATATGTCGAATCGGCGCTGGCAAGGCGTGATGAAGTCAAACATTATGCAGTCAACATAGGGCACGGAAACCCAAGGATTTACTATAATGTGATGTCTAAGAGAGAACAGAGCAACTACTCCCAGGTTTATGTCGAGTTGAAAGAAAACGATATGCAGGTTCTTAGTGATATTACAGCTGAACTTCGCAGAGAATTTTCAGATTTCCCCGGCGCCAAAATTGAGGTAAAGGAATTTGAACAGGGTCCGCCTGTTGAAGCCCCTATTGCCATTAAGATAATAGGGAAGAACCTTGATATACTGAAAAATATTGCCCGTGATGTTGAACGGATGATAGCCGATGCACCCGGCACGATAAACATTGATAATCCCATGAATACATCAAAAACGGATTTGCATGTTAATATCAATCGGGCTAAAGCGGCGATGCTGGGGATTCCTTTGGTAAATATCGATAGAACTGTGCGCGCCAGTATTGCCGGTTTGTCTGTTTCGCAATACCGCGATGCGCGGGGTAAAGAATATGATATTGTTGTTCGACTGCCTTTTTCAGATAAGCCAACCGTATCTGATTTTGATAAGATTTATGTATCATCGCAGACAGGCGCTCAGGTTCCGCTGAAACAAATTGCCGCCATCGAATTCAAATCAACTCCACTGACAATCAATCATTTTAATCTCGAACGGAATGTTGCCTTAACGGCAGATGTTATGGGAAATATCTCCGTAGATAAAACAACTAAACAGATCATCGAAAAGCTAAAAAAATACAATTTGCCGCTAGGGTATCGATACTATATCGGCGGTGAAATAGAAAGCCGTGAGGAATCTTTCGGCGGGATGGCAAAGGCGGTGATTATTGCCTTAGCTGCAATATTTGCTGTGTTGGTTCTTCAGTTTCGATCTTTCTCGCAGCCGCTGATTGTCTTTTCAGCCATACCTTTAGCGATTATAGGTTCTGTCGCCGCCCTGTTTATTACCGGCAACAATTTTTCATTTACTGCCTTTGTAGGTATAACCAGTCTGGTGGGCATCGTAATAAATAACTCTATTATTTTAGTGGATTATACAAACCAACTGCGAAAAGACGGCAAACCACTGATTACTGCCCTAAAAGAGGCAGGAGAAATACGCTTTATTCCGATAATTCTAACCACTGCCACAACTGTTGGAGGTTTATTGCCTCTAACTCTGCGCGGCGGAACAATGTGGGCGCCGATGGGCTGGACTATCATTGGCGGTCTAATAGCATCGACATTTCTAACTTTAATATTTGTGCCGGTCTTATATAAAATATTCACACCAAATGCTGCTGCAAACAGTAAATGAAAGAGACGCAGGGATAATATAGCAATGTAAGTAAAATGTGTTGTTTTGATTATTAATATAATCACTTAATAGTCGGGGCTTTCCAGCCTCGACTATTTCCATGGTGTCGAAATAAATTTCAATATTACCTTTTGTCAACAAACTAAGGATGTATGCAATACGCCCTTACGCTTTGATGTATATCAAGTTAATTTTATTGTTAAAAAATCAACTGCAAAATCGGGATTTAACTTTTTGGGGAAGTCCCTGCAGTTATACTATTGACAAAAAATCATAACCGCATATATTATCTATGATTATAAAAAAATACTTGACAGTTTTTAAAAATAGTTTATATTTAATCATGATTTGTCACTAATAGTGGTTACAATAAATGAAGTTTGATGATATTAAATACAAGATGCTGGAATTAGGCTTGACCGACTATGAGTCTAAGGGCTATTTATCAATGCTTCGAAAGCATGATTTTACCGCTACCGAACTTTCGAGAATCTCCGGAATTCCCAGAACTCGAGTCTATGAAATAGTACAGAAATTGGTTCTGAAAGGATTATGTGTTGAAATCTTAGGCGGTATAAAAAAATATAAGGCTATTGCGCCCGAGATAGCTCTATCCAGATTGATAGAATACCAGAAAGCGGATTTTATTATTAAGGAAAACCTGGCAAAATCGATAACCTCAGTCCTGCAGAATGAATTTAAGAAAAACTCCAATAATAATGATCCATTAGATTATATCGAATTATTAAAAGACCCCAAACAGGTAGCGCAAAGGTTTATGGGTTTGGTAGAAACGGCCGAGAAAGAAATCCTGGCATTTGTCAAACCGCCATTTTCCAACCCGAAAAAGAAATTGGAAAAACAGACTTCCAAGGGAGTTGAAGCTATTGATAGAAATGTTACCTGTAAAGCGTTGTATGAAATAAGCAAAGACAAACAAGAGATTGAATGGCAATATAATCAAATAGATATTGCCGCAAAAGCGGGCGAATATTCACGTGTTATTGAGAGCTTGCCCCTAAAGCTTTCTATTTTTGATGAAAGCAAGGTAATATTTGCTATGGAAGATTATCATCCTTCTGAAAGCCGTCAAACCTCGCTGGTTATAGAACATCAAGCTTTGGCTAAAAGCTTAAAGATCCTTTTTGAAACGTTATGGGAAAAAGGAAGGGATTATAAAGAATTGTTGAAACTTATATAGTTAATGATAAAGTGTTTTGAGGTGTTTTAAGTTTAAAAGATATTTTAACGAGGTGTATTATGAATAAGCGATTATTAATTGCCATAGTTCTGCTTGTTTGTTCGAGTTCAGTATTATTTGGACAGGCCAACTATGGTTTCGAATTAATCAGCCGCGCTGTTCCCGGAGAATCGGAAACGGTTTTTGCGGTTGATAACCTTTGCTATGTTGGTGCAGGGAATACCCTGCAAATACTTGATGTAACCGATCCGGCATCGCCTATTTTGCAGGGTCAGTTTGCGCTTCGGACTCTGATTGAGGATGTTTACATAAAAGATGGTTTGGCTTACATCGCTAATGATGATGACGGCTTGATAATTGCAGATATAAACTTACCTTCTCAAACCGAAATCCTTAGCCGGATGCAATTCTCTGACGGCGCTTTTGGTATATATGTAGATGGTAATTATGCTTATGTTACCGCTGTAAATGCGGGGTTTAATATAGTTGATATTTCCGACCCTTATCACCCTGCTTTAAGAAGTACCTTCATGGTAGATTGGGCGGCGCTCAATGTTGATGTGCAGGATTCTATTGCCTGTATAGCCTGCGGTTATGGCGGGCTTTACATTATGAATATATCCGACCCCGAATTTCCATATCAGACAGGGTTGATAGATACGCATAACACCTGGGCTTATGATGTTAAAATCGAGGGCGATTATGCCTATATGGCTTATTCTCTATATGACGGCGGCGGCGGACTTAAAGTAGTTAATATCTCGAACCCTTATGTTCCTTATGTTGAAGGGGATTATTCAGCTGGAACCGAAATAAGACGAATTGATTATTCCACCGAGTGTGTGTTTGCCGCTTCCAGATTTGGCGGCATGACAGTTATTGATGTCGCTGACCCGGGCAACCCTCATCCGATTGGCGGCTATCCTCATGCATATGCCAAAAATATTGCCTATTGTAATGATAATATATTTCTTTCTTGCGGTGAAGACGGACTTATGATTTTCAATGCTCCTGATTTGCATTTTCCAACTCTTGTGTGCGAATATCCTACATTCAGCTCCTGCTATGATGTGACTGCAGCCGGGGATTATGTCTATGTGTCTGAAAAACCATCGGGATTAATAGCTATCGATATATCAAATCCAACTACGCCGATGGTTACTTACAGCCATAATTTCTATTTTGAAGATGGCGAATACGGCGGCATCTCGCCATCGGTAAGTGTTGTTGATGACAAATTATATATTCCCAGTTACAGAGACTATTTAGGCGGCGACCACGATTTCCGAGTTTACGGCTTGGAAAACCCTGCTCAACCTGAGTCTCTCGGAATTTATAACGATTTGAATATGGGACCCAGGGGGCATGTTGTTATAGATGATATCGCTTATTTGGGAAACAGCGGTACTTTAAAAATTCTGGATGTTAGAAACCCTGACAACATAGAACTTATTAACTCTTTTTACGGCGATTGGGATTCTGCCTATCGTATGGAGATGGTCGGCGATACTATGTATCTTGCCACAATGGAAACCGGTTTGTGTATACTTGATATTTCTAATAGCGGCTGGCCTGTGGAAATCGGCGGATTCGAAACCGAAGGCGAAGCATTTGCCGCGGCTTACTATGACAATCATGTCTATTTAGCCGATTGGGATCAGTGTTTGAGAATAATAAATGTGGAAAACCCGGAAGCCCCGTATGAGGTTGGCAGCTATGGCGTTGGCTTATATGAGGACTGCGTAAATGTCGCTATTATGGATGACCGAACAGATCCTTATGCGATAGTATGTTTTGATGATGAAGTCGTTGCTCTTGATATAACCGATCCCGCCAATCCTATCGAAGTTGGCTATTATTACACCAGAGACCCGCGCGGTTTATTTATACAGGGCGATACGGTTTATGTGGCTGATAGAGACTATGGCTTATATGTATTGAAATTATTTGGTCATGTGGATGTTCCGGAAAGCGAAGCGGCTGAACTTCCAAACGATATCTTCCTTGCCCAGAATTATCCAAACCCGTTTAATTCATCTACGATTATCAAATTTATAATGCCCGAAGAGGGGCTGGTTTCAGTCGATGTCTTTGATATTGCCGGTCGAAAAATAACCTCTGTATTTAACGGCAATGCTCAATCGGGAACTAACAGTGTTATTTGGGATGGCAAAGATAATTCCGGTCAAATGGCAGCCTCCGGCGTCTATTTCTACCGGATAACAGCAGCTGGAAAAACATCAGCGAAAAGGATGACTTTTGTAAAGTAAAAAATGTAATGAGAAATATTGCTTGGTCATAATATTATTTAATGATTTAATAATATGTCCAACTCAAGGAGGTAGTTAAGAAAAGGTATTATAGAATTTTGATAATTTGAAATGTTAAAAAAAATTAGCGGAAATCAGGGAAGCTAATTTGCGCCGGGAATAGGAAATTCAGGAAAATAAATTCCCGGAACTATCCAGAAATGGATAACTAAAATTTACTTCAATTTGGAGGATTTGAAAAATGAAAAAATTACTAATAACAGGCGCTGTATGCCTGCTATTAATCGCAGCAACAAGCATTGGTCATGCTGATGTGATAATGTCTGAGGATTTCGAATCGGGTTTGCCGGTTACTTGGACTGTTGTTGACAGCTCTTGGGACACCGACAGCAGCCAAGCGGCTGGCGCTGATACCTATACTTGGGTTATAGACAGCAGGTCGCTTAGCCAAATGGACGGCGATTTTATGATATACGATTCGGATGACTGCTGTCCGGCTATTGCCCGCGATCAATTGATAACTCCGATTATTGATTGTTCCGGTTATAGCAGCGTAACACTTGATTTCAGCTGTCACTATCGCTACAGCTGGAGCGGGAGCGGCGATGTGGATATCCGCATAAGCGGCGGCGCCTGGCAGAATGTTGCTCATTATTCAGGCTCTGACAATATCCAGGAAGTCTCTATTGATATATCCTCATATGCTGATGATCAGAGTTCAGTGGAAATCCGCTGGTATTATTATGACGCTCAGTGCGATTATTGGTGGGGTGTCGATAATGTTGAAATTACGGGAACTACTATTATTGCTGATGATATTGCCGCTATCTCAATTGACGAACCTTCCGTGGTTATGTTTGTTGATTCTCCCTACACACCTAAGGTAACCGTGGAAAATGTAGGCTCAGCCGCTCAGACTTTCGACCTGCATCTCGTGATTGAAAATACTGTTCTTCTGGCAATAGTATATGACCAAACCGTTACCAGTATTGCGCTGGATCCGTCTGCATCTACTCAGGTTGTCTTTACTCCCGATTTCACTCCGACAACGGAAGATGATTATACGTTTACAGCCGCAGTTGTAAATACCGGTGATGGAGACGCATCTAATGATACTGTTGCTGCGGTCATCACCGCTTACCAGCATTATTGCGAAGGCGGTCCGGATACATACGGCAACTTCTGGAAAGACAATACTGTTGTCGGCGGACCGACATTCAGCTATATCGATATTACCGGTACGGGCACACCTGTTGGCAATGGCGATGATACAGGCTACGGGCCTTTCCCTATTAATTTCTCATTTCCCTTCTATGGAGTTTCATATACTAATGTGAATTTTAATACAAACGGTCTTATTACTCTAACCGCGACAACCGGAACTCGCTTTAACTATTGTCCTATTCCGGGTGCAGGAGACGCCGATTACTTTATTGCCCCGTTCTGGGATGATTTGAATATGCTAACCTCAGACGGCGCTAATATTTACTACCAGTATTTCGATGATGATGTCGATTATTTAGTTCTTCAGTGGCATAATTTCATCATTTACGGCGAATCTGGCGACCCCATGGATATGGAAGTTATTCTTTTTGAGGATGGCGAAATTCTTTTTCAATACAATTATATCAACGACCTCGATGATGGTCATGGCGAGGCGGCAACTGTCGGTATAGAACAGGATGCAGGCGACGGCTTATCATATCTTTGCATGGATGACCATCCGGGCAACAGGCTCTATTCAGGTCTGGCTATCCTCTGGTCTCCTCCTTTAGTCGATCATGATGCGGGTGTAGCCTCAATTGACAACCCGACCGCTCCGCTTGTTGCTGTTGGCGTAAGCTGCGATGTAACCGCGACAATTACCAATAATGGCAATTACGGAGAAACTTTTGATGCATTTCTTGATATTCAGAATTCCTCTGCAGTTACCATATTTGCTGATACCGTGAGCTTAACGATTGCGGCTGATGATGACGACCAGGCTGTTTTCGACAGTTGGGTAATTGACGTTGCGGATGACTATACAATTACCGTATCAGTTGATTTAACAGGCGATGAAGTTCCCGGCAATGATG
This region includes:
- a CDS encoding T9SS type A sorting domain-containing protein, which translates into the protein MNKRLLIAIVLLVCSSSVLFGQANYGFELISRAVPGESETVFAVDNLCYVGAGNTLQILDVTDPASPILQGQFALRTLIEDVYIKDGLAYIANDDDGLIIADINLPSQTEILSRMQFSDGAFGIYVDGNYAYVTAVNAGFNIVDISDPYHPALRSTFMVDWAALNVDVQDSIACIACGYGGLYIMNISDPEFPYQTGLIDTHNTWAYDVKIEGDYAYMAYSLYDGGGGLKVVNISNPYVPYVEGDYSAGTEIRRIDYSTECVFAASRFGGMTVIDVADPGNPHPIGGYPHAYAKNIAYCNDNIFLSCGEDGLMIFNAPDLHFPTLVCEYPTFSSCYDVTAAGDYVYVSEKPSGLIAIDISNPTTPMVTYSHNFYFEDGEYGGISPSVSVVDDKLYIPSYRDYLGGDHDFRVYGLENPAQPESLGIYNDLNMGPRGHVVIDDIAYLGNSGTLKILDVRNPDNIELINSFYGDWDSAYRMEMVGDTMYLATMETGLCILDISNSGWPVEIGGFETEGEAFAAAYYDNHVYLADWDQCLRIINVENPEAPYEVGSYGVGLYEDCVNVAIMDDRTDPYAIVCFDDEVVALDITDPANPIEVGYYYTRDPRGLFIQGDTVYVADRDYGLYVLKLFGHVDVPESEAAELPNDIFLAQNYPNPFNSSTIIKFIMPEEGLVSVDVFDIAGRKITSVFNGNAQSGTNSVIWDGKDNSGQMAASGVYFYRITAAGKTSAKRMTFVK
- a CDS encoding efflux RND transporter permease subunit — encoded protein: MRIPKLAIENHQFTIMVVILLVLSGLASLFTMPRSEDPQVSPSGSSVIVIFPGANPADMEELIANPIEEVINELEDIKRLTSVSEDGLVIVAVEFESGSNSDDKYSDVVQKVNSIRSKLPEEIASLEIQKWTISDVCILQTAIISDSASYRELEYEAERLEKTLEKVPGIKYIKTWAFPQQEIRVSVDLEKLAQYRLSLEQVIGAIQSVNANIPGGSIDIGMRKFTVQTSGSYQSIADIRNTIVHSLNGKIVYLKDIADVESSYEDNNYFARVSGKRAVFVTASQKEGTNIFDVAGGLKEKLTKFEKQLPQSMHLYNVFDQSQSVSHRVYGFFSNLLQGLLLVGLVVFLAVSVRATIIVILVIPLSILIGLGFVDISNYGLEQMSIAGLVIALGLLVDNAIVVTENISRFMKMGHSPKEAAIKGTKQIGWAVVSSTVTTILAFVPIIMMQNITGDFIRSMPVTVVYTLAASLLLSLTLTPYLSSKFIKVGDDFKESRIRQSLNSFIEKYYRKSLNRALSRPKMAVVAALLIFLCSLALFPVVGVSFFPKAEKPQFIINIETPKGTSIDKTDQVAQYVESALARRDEVKHYAVNIGHGNPRIYYNVMSKREQSNYSQVYVELKENDMQVLSDITAELRREFSDFPGAKIEVKEFEQGPPVEAPIAIKIIGKNLDILKNIARDVERMIADAPGTINIDNPMNTSKTDLHVNINRAKAAMLGIPLVNIDRTVRASIAGLSVSQYRDARGKEYDIVVRLPFSDKPTVSDFDKIYVSSQTGAQVPLKQIAAIEFKSTPLTINHFNLERNVALTADVMGNISVDKTTKQIIEKLKKYNLPLGYRYYIGGEIESREESFGGMAKAVIIALAAIFAVLVLQFRSFSQPLIVFSAIPLAIIGSVAALFITGNNFSFTAFVGITSLVGIVINNSIILVDYTNQLRKDGKPLITALKEAGEIRFIPIILTTATTVGGLLPLTLRGGTMWAPMGWTIIGGLIASTFLTLIFVPVLYKIFTPNAAANSK